In the genome of Streptomyces globosus, one region contains:
- a CDS encoding PTS glucose/sucrose transporter subunit IIB — MGYRDETVPAPARDRRDRSSENREKRMATKAEKIVAGLGGIDNIEEVEGCITRLRTEVNDPELVDEAALKAAGAHGVVRMGTAVQVVIGTDADPIAAEIEDMM, encoded by the coding sequence GTGGGCTACCGTGACGAAACGGTTCCCGCGCCCGCCCGGGACCGCCGAGACCGTTCTTCGGAAAACAGGGAGAAACGCATGGCCACCAAGGCTGAGAAGATCGTCGCCGGGCTCGGCGGCATCGACAACATCGAAGAAGTCGAAGGCTGCATCACCCGCCTGCGCACCGAGGTCAACGACCCCGAACTCGTCGACGAAGCCGCCCTCAAGGCCGCCGGCGCCCACGGCGTCGTCAGGATGGGCACCGCCGTCCAGGTCGTCATCGGCACCGACGCCGACCCCATCGCCGCCGAAATCGAAGACATGATGTGA
- a CDS encoding PTS transporter subunit EIIC, with product MSANGSAAAAPPQQWWSGLFQGLQKMGRSLQLPIAVLPAAGILTRLGQDDVFGPDGLDWDVVAKVMAGAGGALLNPELGLPLLFCVGVAIGMAKKGDGSTALAAVAGFLVYRGVLRAFPNECPGGTRVVGTGCLTDDNNTFVEFSYQNPGVFGGIVMGLLTAWFWQRYHRVKLVDWLGFFNGRRLVPIIMSFVAIGFAALCLWVWPAVGAGLEAFSDWLTGLGAWGGGIFGVANRALLVIGLHQFLNVPVWFQFGSYTTPEGKTVHGDINMFLNGDPEAGLFLTGFFPIMMFALPGAALAITHCAKPQRRKEVGGLMLSVALTSFVTGITEPLEYSFLFVAPALYAVHALLTGVSMAVTWALGVKDGFSFSAGLIDYIINWGLATKPWLIIPIGLGFAAVYYAVFRFAITRFDIPTPGRESDEEIEAMRAENTKA from the coding sequence ATGAGCGCGAACGGCAGTGCGGCGGCAGCGCCGCCGCAGCAGTGGTGGAGCGGCCTGTTCCAGGGGCTGCAGAAGATGGGGCGGAGCCTGCAGCTGCCGATCGCGGTGCTGCCCGCGGCGGGGATCCTGACCAGGCTGGGCCAGGACGACGTGTTCGGTCCGGACGGCCTGGACTGGGATGTGGTGGCGAAGGTGATGGCCGGGGCGGGCGGGGCGCTGCTCAATCCGGAGTTGGGGCTGCCGCTGCTGTTCTGCGTCGGCGTGGCGATCGGGATGGCGAAGAAGGGGGACGGGTCGACGGCTCTGGCGGCGGTGGCCGGCTTCCTGGTGTACCGGGGGGTGCTGCGGGCGTTTCCGAACGAGTGCCCCGGGGGGACGCGGGTGGTGGGGACGGGCTGCCTCACCGACGACAACAACACGTTCGTGGAGTTCTCGTACCAGAACCCGGGGGTGTTCGGCGGGATCGTGATGGGTCTGCTGACGGCGTGGTTCTGGCAGCGGTACCACCGGGTGAAGCTGGTGGACTGGCTGGGCTTCTTCAACGGGCGGCGGCTGGTGCCGATCATCATGTCGTTCGTGGCGATCGGGTTCGCCGCGCTGTGCCTGTGGGTGTGGCCGGCGGTCGGTGCGGGGCTGGAGGCCTTCTCGGACTGGCTGACGGGGCTGGGGGCGTGGGGCGGCGGGATCTTCGGTGTGGCGAACCGTGCGCTGCTGGTGATCGGGCTGCACCAGTTCCTGAACGTGCCGGTGTGGTTCCAGTTCGGCAGTTACACGACGCCGGAGGGGAAGACGGTGCACGGCGACATCAACATGTTCCTGAACGGGGACCCGGAGGCGGGCCTGTTCCTGACGGGCTTCTTCCCGATCATGATGTTCGCCCTGCCGGGTGCGGCGTTGGCGATCACGCACTGCGCGAAGCCGCAGCGCCGCAAGGAGGTGGGCGGGTTGATGCTGTCGGTGGCGCTGACGTCGTTCGTCACGGGGATCACGGAGCCGCTGGAGTACTCCTTCCTGTTCGTGGCGCCGGCGCTGTACGCGGTCCACGCGCTGCTGACGGGTGTGTCGATGGCGGTGACGTGGGCGCTGGGCGTGAAGGACGGGTTCAGCTTCTCGGCCGGGTTGATCGACTACATCATCAACTGGGGGCTGGCGACGAAGCCGTGGCTGATCATCCCGATCGGGCTGGGCTTCGCGGCGGTGTACTACGCGGTCTTCCGCTTCGCGATCACCCGGTTCGACATCCCGACGCCGGGGCGGGAGTCGGATGAGGAGATCGAGGCGATGCGGGCCGAGAACACCAAGGCGTAG
- a CDS encoding PTS transporter subunit EIIC produces MAVMQRIGRSLMLPVAVLPAGALLIRLGQEDMLADKDLPSFLNTIGSYMAAGGEAIIGNMALLFAVGIAIGFAKKSDGSTALAAVTGYLVFQKVLATFTDPNLPKLSKVVDGKIVQVEAPVDAKVLGGVVMGIVVALLYQRFYRTKLPDWAGFFGGRRLVPILSAFAGLAMGILFGLVWPVLGTGLHGLGEWLVGSGAVGAGIFGVVNRALIPVGMHHLLNSFPWFQAGEYEGKSGDIARFLAGDPSAGQFMTGFFPIMMFALPAACLAIVHCARPERRKVVGGMMFSLALTAFVTGVTEPIEFTFMFIAPVLYAVHAVLTGISMALTWALGMKSGFGFSAGAIDFFLNLGISTKPLGIVVVGLCFAVVYYAVFRFAIIKWNLPTPGRESDEELAELQKAEAK; encoded by the coding sequence ATGGCTGTCATGCAGCGCATCGGCCGCAGCCTCATGCTCCCCGTCGCGGTGCTCCCCGCCGGCGCGCTCCTGATCCGCCTGGGCCAGGAGGACATGCTGGCGGACAAGGACCTGCCGTCGTTCCTCAACACCATCGGCAGCTACATGGCCGCCGGCGGCGAGGCGATCATCGGCAACATGGCGCTGCTGTTCGCGGTCGGCATCGCGATCGGCTTCGCGAAGAAGTCCGACGGCTCGACCGCCCTCGCGGCCGTGACCGGCTACCTGGTCTTCCAGAAGGTCCTCGCCACCTTCACCGACCCGAACCTGCCCAAGCTGTCCAAGGTCGTCGACGGCAAGATCGTACAGGTCGAGGCCCCGGTCGACGCCAAGGTCCTCGGCGGCGTCGTCATGGGCATCGTCGTCGCCCTGCTCTACCAGCGCTTCTACCGGACCAAGCTGCCGGACTGGGCGGGCTTCTTCGGCGGCCGCCGCCTCGTCCCGATCCTCTCCGCCTTCGCGGGCCTCGCCATGGGCATCCTCTTCGGCCTCGTCTGGCCGGTCCTCGGCACCGGTCTGCACGGCCTCGGCGAGTGGCTGGTCGGTTCCGGCGCCGTCGGCGCGGGCATCTTCGGTGTCGTCAACCGTGCGCTGATCCCGGTCGGCATGCACCACCTGCTGAACTCCTTCCCGTGGTTCCAGGCCGGCGAGTACGAGGGCAAGAGCGGCGACATCGCCCGCTTCCTGGCGGGCGACCCCTCCGCCGGCCAGTTCATGACCGGCTTCTTCCCGATCATGATGTTCGCGCTTCCTGCGGCCTGCCTCGCGATCGTCCACTGCGCCCGCCCCGAGCGCCGCAAGGTCGTCGGCGGCATGATGTTCTCCCTCGCGCTGACCGCCTTCGTCACCGGCGTGACCGAGCCGATCGAGTTCACGTTCATGTTCATCGCCCCGGTGCTGTACGCGGTCCACGCGGTGCTGACCGGTATCTCCATGGCGCTGACGTGGGCGCTCGGCATGAAGAGCGGCTTCGGCTTCTCCGCCGGTGCGATCGACTTCTTCCTGAACCTGGGCATCTCCACCAAGCCGCTGGGGATCGTCGTGGTGGGCCTGTGCTTCGCGGTGGTCTACTACGCGGTCTTCCGCTTCGCGATCATCAAGTGGAACCTGCCGACGCCGGGCCGCGAGTCCGACGAGGAGCTCGCCGAGCTGCAGAAGGCGGAGGCCAAGTAA
- a CDS encoding MBL fold metallo-hydrolase, translating to MKLTVVGCSGSFPSAESACSSYLVEADGFRLLLDMGNGALGELQRHCGLYDLDAIFLSHLHADHCIDMCAYFVARYYRHEGGRCGPLPVYGPEGTEKRLTTAYEDVPDERSMSEVFDFRTLKPGAFEIGPFQVRTERVSHPVEAYGIRVEHGGRSLAYSGDTGVCAELGALAEGVDLFLCEASFTHGKEDIPGLHLNGREAGECAREGDVGRLVLTHIPPWTDARRNLADARAAYGGPVDLAYAGAVYEV from the coding sequence ATGAAGCTCACCGTCGTCGGCTGCTCGGGGTCGTTCCCGTCCGCGGAATCGGCCTGCTCGAGCTACCTCGTCGAGGCCGACGGCTTCCGGCTGCTCCTCGACATGGGCAACGGCGCCCTCGGCGAGCTGCAGCGCCACTGCGGCCTGTACGACCTCGACGCGATCTTCCTCAGCCACCTGCACGCCGACCACTGCATCGACATGTGCGCGTACTTCGTGGCCCGCTACTACCGCCACGAGGGCGGCCGCTGCGGCCCCCTCCCCGTGTACGGCCCGGAGGGCACCGAGAAGCGCCTGACGACCGCGTACGAGGACGTCCCCGACGAGCGCTCGATGAGCGAGGTCTTCGACTTCCGCACGCTGAAGCCCGGCGCCTTCGAGATCGGCCCGTTCCAGGTCCGCACCGAGCGGGTCAGCCATCCGGTGGAGGCCTACGGCATCCGCGTCGAGCACGGCGGACGCTCGCTGGCCTACTCGGGCGACACGGGGGTCTGCGCGGAACTGGGGGCGCTCGCGGAGGGCGTCGACCTGTTCCTGTGCGAGGCGTCGTTCACGCACGGCAAGGAGGACATCCCCGGCCTCCACCTCAACGGCCGCGAGGCGGGCGAGTGCGCGCGCGAAGGCGACGTCGGCAGGCTCGTGCTGACCCACATCCCGCCGTGGACGGACGCCCGCCGGAACCTCGCCGACGCGCGCGCGGCGTACGGCGGTCCGGTGGACCTGGCGTACGCGGGCGCCGTGTACGAGGTCTGA
- a CDS encoding DUF488 domain-containing protein, which translates to MVRAAVRVRRVYDPPEPGADGVRVLVDRLWPRGLAKADAAVDEWPKAVTPSAELRRDYHAGGVGAEEFRERYEAELAEPEPAAELDRLRALAERGPLTLLTAVREPDSSHAAVLAALLAR; encoded by the coding sequence ATGGTGCGGGCGGCGGTGCGGGTGCGGCGCGTCTACGACCCCCCGGAGCCGGGGGCGGACGGGGTGCGGGTCCTGGTGGACCGGCTGTGGCCGCGCGGCCTGGCGAAGGCGGACGCGGCGGTGGACGAGTGGCCGAAGGCGGTCACCCCGTCCGCGGAGCTCCGCAGGGATTACCACGCGGGCGGCGTCGGCGCGGAGGAGTTCCGCGAGCGGTACGAGGCGGAGCTGGCGGAACCGGAGCCCGCGGCGGAGCTGGACCGGCTGCGGGCCCTGGCGGAGCGGGGTCCGCTGACCCTGCTGACCGCGGTCCGCGAACCGGACTCCAGCCACGCGGCGGTGCTGGCGGCCCTCCTGGCGCGCTGA
- a CDS encoding PLP-dependent cysteine synthase family protein, producing MRYDSPLAAVGNTPLVRLPRLSPSEDVRIWAKLEDRNPTGSIKDRPALHMVEQAEKDGRLHPGCTILEPTSGNTGISLAMAAKLKGYRIVCVMPENTSQERRDLLAMWGAEIISSPAAGGSNTAVRVAKELAAEHPDWVMLYQYGNPDNAGAHYATTGPEILRDLPSITHFVAGLGTTGTLMGAGRYLREHVDGVKIVAAEPRYDDLVYGLRNLDEGFVPELYDASVLTTRYSVGSADAVARTRELLQQEGIFAGVSTGAALHAAIGVGRKAVAAGETADIVFVVADGGWKYLSTGVYTAATTEEAVEVLQGQLWA from the coding sequence ATGCGCTACGACTCCCCGCTGGCCGCGGTCGGCAACACCCCGCTCGTCCGGCTGCCCAGGCTGTCGCCCTCCGAGGACGTCCGCATCTGGGCCAAGCTGGAGGACCGGAACCCGACCGGCTCGATCAAGGACCGCCCCGCGCTCCACATGGTCGAGCAGGCCGAGAAGGACGGCAGGCTCCACCCCGGCTGCACCATCCTGGAGCCCACCTCCGGCAACACCGGCATCTCCCTGGCGATGGCGGCGAAGCTCAAGGGCTACCGGATCGTGTGCGTCATGCCGGAGAACACCAGCCAGGAGCGCCGCGACCTTCTCGCCATGTGGGGAGCCGAGATCATCTCCTCGCCCGCGGCGGGCGGCTCCAACACCGCGGTCCGCGTCGCCAAGGAGCTGGCGGCCGAGCACCCGGACTGGGTGATGCTCTACCAGTACGGCAACCCCGACAACGCGGGCGCCCACTACGCCACCACCGGGCCCGAGATCCTGCGGGACCTCCCCTCGATCACCCACTTCGTGGCGGGCCTGGGCACCACCGGCACCCTGATGGGCGCCGGCCGCTACCTGCGCGAGCACGTCGACGGCGTGAAGATCGTCGCGGCCGAGCCGCGGTACGACGACCTCGTCTACGGCCTCCGGAACCTCGACGAGGGCTTCGTGCCCGAGCTGTACGACGCCTCGGTGCTCACCACCCGCTACTCGGTGGGCTCCGCGGACGCGGTGGCCCGCACCCGCGAACTCCTCCAGCAGGAGGGCATCTTCGCGGGCGTCTCCACCGGCGCCGCCCTCCACGCGGCGATCGGCGTCGGCCGCAAGGCGGTCGCCGCCGGCGAGACCGCCGACATCGTCTTCGTCGTGGCCGACGGAGGCTGGAAGTACCTGTCGACCGGCGTCTACACGGCGGCGACGACGGAGGAGGCCGTCGAGGTCCTCCAGGGCCAACTCTGGGCCTGA
- a CDS encoding MoaD/ThiS family protein translates to MAIEVRIPTILRTYTDGEKAVTGEGGTLSELFADLETRHKGIEERIVDGGKLRRFVNVYLNDEDVRFLDGIATPLKDGDSVTILPAVAGGAA, encoded by the coding sequence ATGGCCATCGAGGTCCGCATCCCGACCATCCTCCGCACCTACACCGACGGCGAGAAGGCCGTCACCGGCGAGGGCGGCACCCTGTCCGAGCTCTTCGCGGACCTGGAGACGCGCCACAAGGGAATCGAGGAGCGCATCGTCGACGGCGGCAAGCTGCGCCGCTTCGTGAACGTCTACCTCAACGACGAGGACGTCCGCTTCCTCGACGGCATCGCCACCCCCCTCAAGGACGGCGACAGCGTGACGATCCTCCCGGCGGTCGCCGGCGGCGCCGCCTGA
- a CDS encoding putative leader peptide codes for MVFPDVSTEKPGRPLLVARLHVDLCRLASSICPAA; via the coding sequence ATGGTTTTCCCCGACGTGAGCACCGAGAAGCCCGGCAGGCCCCTGCTCGTGGCACGGCTGCACGTCGACCTGTGCCGCCTCGCCAGCAGTATCTGTCCTGCCGCCTGA
- a CDS encoding Mov34/MPN/PAD-1 family protein, producing the protein MLTLTQALYDQIVAHARKDHPDEACGVVAGPAGTGRPERFIPMLNAARSPTFYEFDSKDLLRLYRELDDRDEEPVIVYHSHTATEAYPSRTDVAYANEPGAHYVLVSTADTDALGEFQFRSYRIVDGVITEEEVQVVEAY; encoded by the coding sequence ATGCTGACCCTCACCCAGGCCCTGTACGACCAGATCGTCGCGCACGCCCGCAAGGACCACCCCGACGAGGCGTGCGGCGTCGTCGCCGGCCCCGCGGGCACCGGCCGGCCCGAGCGGTTCATCCCCATGCTGAACGCGGCCCGCTCGCCCACGTTCTACGAGTTCGACTCCAAGGACCTGCTGCGGCTCTACCGCGAGCTCGACGACCGGGACGAGGAGCCCGTGATCGTCTACCACTCGCACACCGCGACCGAGGCCTACCCCTCGCGCACCGACGTCGCCTACGCCAACGAGCCCGGAGCCCACTACGTCCTGGTCTCCACCGCCGACACCGACGCCCTCGGCGAGTTCCAGTTCCGCTCCTACCGCATCGTCGACGGCGTGATCACGGAGGAGGAAGTGCAGGTCGTCGAGGCCTACTGA
- a CDS encoding amino acid permease, with translation MTSVQVEQHHKASGEGAAAEGGEGYHRTLGARQIQMIAIGGAIGTGLFLGAGKAISKAGPSLILAYALAGLVIFFIMRALGELLMYRPVAGSFSDYAREFVGPFAGFATGWTYWLFWVVTGITEVTAAAQYMAYWTGDSFPQWAYALVFTVVLYGANLISVKLFGELEFWFSMVKVTAIVGMILICAGILTIGFSDAAETASVANLWNDGGFFPKGIGGTLMTLQIVMFAFLAVELVGVTAGESKDPAKTLPKAINTVPWRIAVFYVGALIMILSVVPWTHFQPGVSPFVAAFERMGLGVGAAIVNFVVLTAALSSCNSGMYSTGRMLRDLALNGQGPRLFTRLTRNGTPLIGTTFSASLMLVGVWINYVAPGKAFDYVVSFATISGMWAWIMILVCQIRYRARADRGELPGSAFRAPGAPWTSWFALLFIGMVVVMMGADKDARVSLYCAPLWGLALGLAYLAIRRGSGGGRGARAVAKASAGTGA, from the coding sequence ATGACCTCTGTGCAGGTCGAGCAGCACCACAAGGCGTCCGGGGAGGGCGCCGCGGCCGAGGGTGGCGAGGGGTACCACCGCACACTCGGCGCCCGCCAGATCCAGATGATCGCGATCGGCGGCGCCATCGGCACCGGGCTCTTCCTCGGCGCCGGCAAGGCCATCTCGAAGGCGGGACCGAGCCTCATCCTGGCCTACGCCCTCGCGGGCCTGGTCATCTTCTTCATCATGCGCGCCCTGGGCGAGCTCCTGATGTACCGGCCCGTCGCAGGCTCCTTCTCGGACTACGCCCGGGAGTTCGTCGGCCCGTTCGCCGGCTTCGCCACCGGCTGGACCTACTGGCTCTTCTGGGTCGTCACCGGCATCACCGAAGTCACCGCCGCAGCCCAGTACATGGCGTACTGGACCGGCGACAGCTTCCCGCAGTGGGCGTACGCGCTCGTCTTCACCGTCGTCCTCTACGGCGCCAACCTGATCTCCGTGAAGCTCTTCGGCGAGCTGGAGTTCTGGTTCTCCATGGTCAAGGTCACCGCCATCGTCGGCATGATCCTCATCTGCGCCGGCATCCTCACCATCGGCTTCTCGGACGCCGCGGAGACCGCCTCCGTCGCCAACCTGTGGAACGACGGCGGCTTCTTCCCCAAGGGCATCGGCGGCACGCTGATGACCCTGCAGATCGTGATGTTCGCCTTCCTCGCCGTCGAACTCGTCGGCGTCACCGCCGGCGAGTCCAAGGACCCGGCGAAGACGCTGCCCAAGGCCATCAACACCGTGCCGTGGCGCATCGCCGTCTTCTACGTCGGCGCGCTCATCATGATCCTGTCGGTCGTGCCGTGGACGCACTTCCAGCCCGGCGTCTCCCCGTTCGTCGCCGCCTTCGAGCGCATGGGCCTCGGCGTCGGCGCCGCCATCGTCAACTTCGTGGTGCTCACCGCCGCCCTGTCCTCCTGCAACTCGGGCATGTACTCCACCGGCCGCATGCTGCGCGACCTCGCCCTCAACGGCCAGGGCCCCAGGCTGTTCACCCGGCTCACCAGGAACGGCACCCCGCTGATCGGCACCACCTTCTCGGCCTCGCTGATGCTGGTGGGCGTCTGGATCAACTACGTGGCCCCCGGCAAGGCCTTCGACTACGTCGTCTCCTTCGCCACCATCTCCGGCATGTGGGCCTGGATCATGATCCTGGTCTGCCAGATCCGCTACCGCGCCCGCGCCGACCGCGGCGAACTCCCCGGCTCCGCCTTCCGCGCCCCCGGCGCACCCTGGACCAGTTGGTTCGCCCTGCTCTTCATCGGCATGGTCGTCGTCATGATGGGCGCCGACAAGGACGCCCGGGTCTCCCTGTACTGCGCCCCGCTGTGGGGCCTCGCCCTCGGCCTCGCCTACCTCGCCATCCGGCGCGGCAGCGGCGGCGGCCGCGGGGCCCGGGCCGTCGCCAAGGCCTCCGCGGGCACCGGCGCCTGA